The proteins below come from a single Pichia kudriavzevii chromosome 2, complete sequence genomic window:
- a CDS encoding uncharacterized protein (PKUD0B08530; similar to Saccharomyces cerevisiae YGL037C (PNC1); ancestral locus Anc_4.75) encodes MGKTALLIIDLQEDFLPPNGSLAVKNGRDIINPIIDLMTNKKYEWDTVVATKDWHPQGHISFASTHKQEPYSTKLIACPDGKQEAKLHTLWPDHCVQESSGSEFPKEFLDVFNEFKYRQDPPTKLILKGYLQDREYYSCFQDIWGLHKTECASYLNDLGITNVVAVGIAYDYCVLNSCIDSQKNGFNTYVVSDLTRSVQPEKDSETSAIYEKNGVEIIKSSDPLLEKLVGAYL; translated from the coding sequence ATGGGAAAAACAGCTTTATTAATCATCGATCTACAAGAAGATTTTCTTCCGCCAAACGGATCACTTGCTGTCAAGAATGGTAGGGACATTATTAATCCTATCATTGATTTAATGACCAACAAGAAGTATGAATGGGATACGGTGGTGGCAACAAAGGACTGGCATCCACAGGGCCACATTTCATTTGCAAGCACTCACAAGCAAGAACCGTACAGCACCAAGCTCATTGCATGTCCAGATGGGAAACAAGAGGCCAAACTTCACACTCTCTGGCCGGATCATTGTGTCCAGGAGAGTAGTGGATCCgaatttccaaaagaatttttggacgttttcaatgaattcaagTACAGACAAGACCCTCCAACAAAGTTGATACTAAAGGGATACCTACAGGATCGGGAATACTACTCTTGTTTCCAAGATATCTGGGGGTTGCACAAGACAGAATGTGCAAGCTACCTAAATGACTTGGGAATCACCAATGTTGTTGCGGTTGGCATTGCATACGATTATTGTGTCTTGAATTCCTGTATTGATTCACAAAAGAACGGCTTCAACACGTATGTTGTGAGTGACTTAACAAGATCTGTGCAACCGGAAAAGGATTCCGAGACATCCGCCATTTACGAAAAGAACGGAGTTGAGATCATCAAGTCCTCAGACCCACTTTTGGAAAAGCTCGTGGGAGCCTATTTATGA
- a CDS encoding uncharacterized protein (PKUD0B08540) gives MQDYAHVSLLTAFRTRRISKLAKMIFILFYFILFYFILFYFILFYFILFYFILFYFILFYFILFYFILFYFILFYFILFYFILFYFILFYFILFYFILFYFILFYFILFYFILFYFILFILFYFILFYFILFYFILFYFILFYFILFYFILFSIFLLFCCVID, from the coding sequence ATGCAAGATTATGCACACGTCTCCTTGCTAACTGCGTTTCGGACAAGaagaatatccaaattaGCGAAGatgatttttattttattttattttattttattttattttattttattttattttattttattttattttattttattttattttattttattttattttattttattttattttattttattttattttattttattttattttattttattttattttattttattttattttattttattttattttattttattttattttattttattttattttattttattttattttattttattttattttattttattttattttattttattttattttattttatttattttattttattttattttattttattttattttattttattttattttattttattttattttattttattttattttattttattttattttattttccatttttttgcTGTTCTGTTGCGTTATAGACTAA
- a CDS encoding uncharacterized protein (PKUD0B08550; similar to Saccharomyces cerevisiae YBL059W (YBL059W) and YER093C-A (AIM11); ancestral locus Anc_7.381) has product MDFGKVFGRGDPSKKTDAVLAYNERRFYQMATFYGFTLATYIASKIAYRGVIKRRYNPTFYQHNHVPPKFNFYKDAMVAVTHASLLAVTSMGMIISGGFWYCDISNVKEFTSRMKVFLGGYEAEKQLKAMPEDEETKQITDSLDSILNGNILDAFEDTEKKDK; this is encoded by the coding sequence ATGGATTTCGGGAAGGTTTTTGGTAGAGGCGATCCGTCTAAGAAGACAGATGCTGTGTTGGCTTACAATGAGAGAAGATTTTACCAGATGGCGACATTCTACGGCTTTACCCTGGCAACATACATTGCGTCCAAGATTGCGTATAGAGGAGTCATCAAGAGAAGGTACAATCCTACTTTCTACCAGCATAACCATGTCCCACCTAAATTCAACTTCTACAAGGATGCAATGGTTGCGGTCACGCATGCGTCTTTGCTAGCTGTCACCTCGATGGGTATGATAATCTCAGGCGGGTTCTGGTATTGTGACATTTCCAACGTCAAGGAATTTACGAGCAGAATGAAGGTTTTCCTAGGAGGATATGAGGCTGAGAAGCAATTGAAGGCTATGCCTGAGGATGAGGAGACTAAGCAAATCACAGATTCACTTGATAGTATACTAAATGGCAATATACTAGATGCCTTTGAAGATACcgaaaagaaagacaaaTAG
- a CDS encoding uncharacterized protein (PKUD0B08520) codes for MKINCSAGPSFFETHSWCYSLSARMEASKHATLENIINSLSSSELAPEPTDSLAVAIRSNELLSKIVQQMKVSVPSFDDGMEELAVELLNVSDTSTREENKLELLTVFSIIKIINQIESLLPHISKTETAHKIYIVLLSLANLFKYHFQLPVYHNNYAFKNFGSLIACSQLNVIDPFIKCMSAKGSRLQEFNKSENLEKTFTLICILHCFNEHLFSFLKYSIVDGTMGSRITESFGLETSPSTAKYLTAIPSLFGIMQRYRMSLLLDESTLSTDYKGTNLLNIIFYSSFHMSFLHDLVKNLSKIGKIFKDPLTKASMIELANEMYISSSFKDYLTIYITSDLGLFASIDSFVGEENPDQQLRDISIFVLLHISSHFFLNYSTFRVADKELLLYLIEYNNPNYCSILGVSSEDLQSNLNINTLLPIFELIDQNIKLDYTKERDFLKTLKLALITLELNLETEDGFMNLNSLLVDVGCSKSIHALLAVAQTLLCITLNSINFNSNMFNQIPKGLVGSLGIEYIPPVYRSDMSFENNIDLQSSNYGSLYHTYQEFENYPKVISDDSISLLEQSLLLLVSIKSRSLRFLKKLNAESNVLRLPDLFSSEVKDEFTLNQFKQGISTRVGSFKSNKALSYKLLNKSVTLELTANISLLILGENYKLPKLSFQKVDNSISRLLNEFTFDFMLTFLINYQEFGLLNFFKCIRDLCHENLRMIMPSAILLSKLFQVKQDNKLDSSSKTPDFSSSIELIAEILYNSVIASNLLRQFVELFDDGQSKPFKSLNKFLKAHPSTLKPSKIVKGTTILDIDYYKQVLY; via the coding sequence atgaaaatcaaTTGCTCAGCTGGTccatctttctttgaaacaCATAGTTGGTGTTACTCTTTGAGTGCAAGAATGGAGGCGTCGAAACATGCGACATTagaaaatatcatcaatagtCTCTCTTCATCGGAGTTGGCACCTGAACCGACTGATTCTTTAGCAGTGGCCATACGTTCAAATGAACTTCTCAGCAAAATTGTACAACAAATGAAGGTGAGCGTTCCTTCCTTTGATGATGGAATGGAGGAACTCGCAGTTGAGCTATTAAACGTTTCTGATACTTCTACCAGGGAGGAAAATAAACTGGAGCTACTGACtgttttttccattatCAAAATTATAAACCAAATAGAATCATTGTTGCCTCATATTTCCAAAACAGAAACGGCACACAAGATTTATATAGTTCTCTTATCTCTGGCCAACCTATTTAAGTACCATTTCCAGCTACCAGTATATCACAACAACTACGCATTCAAGAATTTTGGTAGCTTAATTGCTTGCTCGCAACTGAATGTAATTGACCCTTTCATAAAGTGTATGTCAGCTAAAGGATCTCGGTTACAGGAATTTAACAAATCTGAAAACTTAGAAAAGACATTCACATTGATTTGCATTTTGCATTGTTTCAATGAACacttgttttcctttttaaaatattcaattgttgatgGAACCATGGGTTCTCGAATAACAGAAAGTTTTGGTTTGGAAACCTCACCTAGTACTGCCAAATATTTAACTGCTATTCCCAGTCTATTTGGTATTATGCAAAGATATAGAATGTCTTTGCTTCTTGATGAATCCACCCTGAGTACAGATTACAAGGGTACAAATTTACTCAACATCATCTTTTACTCTTCATTTCATATGTCGTTTCTACACGACTTAGTCAAAAATCTTTCTAAGATTGGGaagatattcaaagatCCCCTCACCAAGGCGTCAATGATAGAATTGGCAAATGAAATGTACATTTCGAGCTCATTTAAAGACTATCTGACAATATATATCACCAGTGACTTGGGTCTATTTGCTTCAATTGATAGCTTTGTTGGTGAGGAAAATCCTGACCAACAATTGAGAGATATTTCAATATTCGTCCTCTTACATATATCttctcattttttcctAAATTATAGTACTTTCAGAGTAGCTGACAAAGAACTACTATTGTATCTCATTGAATACAACAACCCAAACTATTGCTCAATATTAGGTGTTTCATCGGAGGATTTGCAATCAAACTTGAACATAAATACTTTACTGCCAATATTTGAGCTAATTgatcaaaatatcaagctTGATTATACAAAAGAACGGGATTTTCTAAAAACATTAAAACTAGCTCTTATTACTTTAgagttgaatttggaaactgAAGACGGcttcatgaatttgaatagTTTATTAGTTGACGTGGGCTGCTCTAAAAGTATACATGCGTTGCTAGCTGTCGCTCAAACACTACTTTGCATAACCTTAAACAGCATTAACTTTAACTCAAATATGTTTAACCAAATACCCAAAGGCCTAGTTGGATCGTTGGGGATTGAATATATTCCGCCTGTTTACCGATCAGACATGTCTTTTGAGAACAACATCGATCTACAGTCTTCAAATTATGGTTCCTTATACCACACATACCAAGAGTTTGAGAACTATCCAAAGGTTATCTCCGATGATTCTATATCCTTGCTTGAACAGTCACTATTGCTATTAGTTTCTATTAAATCTAGATCATTGAGGTTCTTAAAAAAGTTAAATGCAGAGTCCAATGTCTTAAGACTACCTGACTTATTTTCTAGTGAAGTAAAGGACGAATTTACCTTGAATCAGTTTAAGCAGGGTATTTCCACAAGGGTGGGTAGCTTTAAATCAAACAAAGCGTTGAGCTATAAGCTCTTAAATAAATCAGTAACATTAGAGTTGACAGCAAATATCAGTTTGCTGATATTAGGCGAAAACTACAAATTACCTAAACTATCATTCCAGAAAGTCGACAATTCGATATCCAGATTGCTAAATGAGTTCACCTTTGATTTTATGTTGACATTCCTAATAAATTACCAAGAATTCGGGCTTctgaatttcttcaagtgtATCAGGGATTTATGTCACGAAAATTTGAGGATGATAATGCCATCAGCCATACTATTGTCCAAACTCTTCCAGGTGAAGCAAGATAACAAGTTAGATTCCTCATCGAAAACACCTGATTTCTCTTCCTCAATCGAATTAATAGCTGAAATTCTATACAACAGTGTCATAGCTAGCAATCTACTTCGTCAGTTTGTTGAGTTATTTGATGATGGCCAATCTAAACCGTTCAAGTCATTGAATAAGTTCTTAAAAGCACACCCCTCAACACTCAAGCCATCCAAAATTGTAAAAGGTACTACTATTCTAGACATTGATTACTATAAGCAGGTtctttattga